Proteins from a single region of Paraglaciecola sp. T6c:
- the hda gene encoding DnaA regulatory inactivator Hda, with product MSKQLSLAVNLRDTETFDSFIVGENLHLVHRLKSLLNKTLNTKNQPWLTFVSGDHGVGKSHLLYSLCHKAQSANVSAVYLSFKDKQQYSPEVLDGLEHSQLICLDDADALQDSQTWQIAVFDLLNRVKELGRSHVVVCANGGPTSLNLQLADLASRLAWGVSFTLASLSDEGRCVALLTRARQRGLVMPEKVAMYLVNHWQRDMPSLMNTLDKLDQLSLQQQRKLTIPFVKEALNLN from the coding sequence ATGAGCAAGCAATTGTCTTTAGCCGTGAATTTACGCGATACAGAAACATTTGATAGTTTTATTGTTGGCGAAAACTTGCACTTGGTTCACCGGCTCAAAAGCTTGCTCAACAAAACGTTGAATACCAAAAATCAACCTTGGCTAACGTTTGTCAGTGGCGATCACGGTGTAGGTAAAAGTCATCTTCTTTACTCTTTATGTCACAAAGCTCAATCGGCGAATGTCAGTGCGGTGTATCTTAGTTTTAAAGATAAACAGCAATACTCCCCTGAAGTGCTTGACGGCCTCGAGCACAGCCAACTCATTTGTTTAGACGACGCAGATGCACTGCAGGATTCACAAACATGGCAAATAGCGGTATTTGATTTGTTAAATAGAGTCAAAGAGCTAGGGCGCAGTCATGTTGTCGTGTGCGCTAACGGTGGGCCCACGTCTTTAAACCTGCAACTAGCAGACTTAGCATCTCGTTTAGCTTGGGGGGTGAGTTTCACGCTAGCCAGTTTAAGTGATGAGGGGCGATGTGTGGCGCTTTTAACGCGGGCGAGGCAAAGAGGTTTGGTAATGCCAGAGAAAGTCGCTATGTATCTGGTGAATCATTGGCAGCGCGATATGCCATCGCTGATGAATACATTAGATAAATTAGATCAGCTGTCTTTACAACAGCAAAGAAAGCTGACCATCCCATTTGTAAAAGAGGCGCTTAATCTCAATTAA
- the arsC gene encoding arsenate reductase (glutaredoxin) (This arsenate reductase requires both glutathione and glutaredoxin to convert arsenate to arsenite, after which the efflux transporter formed by ArsA and ArsB can extrude the arsenite from the cell, providing resistance.): MSKLTILHNPRCSKSRQTLQLLIDSGQQPKVIEYLKNPPSVEELQAILLMLGMSDPRSLMRKKEPEYKALNIDSDNISPDELLTVMHVTPKLIERPIVIKGALDDRESLAAIGRPPENVLKLL; encoded by the coding sequence ATGTCGAAGCTGACCATACTACACAACCCACGTTGTTCAAAGAGCCGCCAAACGCTTCAATTATTAATTGATAGTGGCCAGCAACCCAAGGTTATCGAATACCTTAAAAATCCGCCGAGCGTAGAAGAACTACAGGCTATTTTGTTGATGCTAGGTATGTCAGATCCTCGCTCCCTAATGCGTAAAAAAGAACCTGAATACAAAGCGCTAAACATAGACAGTGACAATATATCACCTGACGAACTGCTCACGGTTATGCACGTTACCCCCAAGCTTATTGAGCGCCCAATTGTGATAAAAGGTGCGTTAGATGACCGAGAAAGCTTAGCCGCAATCGGCCGCCCGCCAGAGAATGTGCTTAAGCTACTATGA
- a CDS encoding TlpA family protein disulfide reductase codes for MLRKFLFSLLVIAGLLAGMYGYSLVRTDFTTDDGLSHQWRDYEGKWVVVNYFALWCAPCLREMPELNKFHQQNEGDTPLFAISFDDVTPQELAELKQKFAIEFPVIAGIEQPLPMTKPNSLPATFIIGPDGEVKKQLLGEQSAASLHSAIEILKTL; via the coding sequence ATGTTACGTAAATTTCTATTTTCGCTGCTTGTTATTGCCGGGTTGTTGGCGGGAATGTACGGCTATTCTTTGGTTAGAACTGATTTTACGACAGATGATGGCCTTTCACACCAATGGCGTGACTACGAAGGAAAGTGGGTGGTAGTCAATTACTTCGCACTTTGGTGCGCCCCCTGTTTACGAGAAATGCCCGAGCTCAACAAATTTCATCAACAAAATGAAGGTGACACTCCATTGTTTGCGATTAGTTTCGATGATGTCACTCCACAAGAGTTAGCCGAGCTAAAACAAAAATTTGCGATCGAATTCCCGGTTATTGCCGGCATTGAGCAGCCGCTGCCAATGACAAAACCAAACAGCTTGCCCGCTACTTTTATTATAGGACCTGACGGAGAAGTTAAAAAACAATTGTTAGGTGAACAAAGCGCTGCGTCCTTGCACAGCGCTATCGAAATATTAAAGACTCTCTAA
- a CDS encoding DUF2069 domain-containing protein, with the protein MTLNTQFYKRLALGSYFLLIAWLIVWHFFLTIDKNTSTLFTLLLWIIPILLPIRGLLAGKPYTYAWTNFIVMYYLLHGLTAVYAVEGEQIYAAIEILLCVGLFTGCSFYARLRGRELGTGIRKLKEELLEEKEAFEARKNNR; encoded by the coding sequence ATGACCTTAAACACCCAATTCTACAAACGCCTTGCTTTAGGCAGTTACTTTTTGTTAATTGCTTGGCTGATCGTTTGGCACTTCTTTCTCACAATAGATAAAAACACGTCAACACTGTTTACCTTATTGCTGTGGATTATCCCTATTCTGTTGCCGATACGTGGATTGCTCGCTGGCAAACCATACACATATGCATGGACTAATTTTATCGTCATGTATTATTTATTGCATGGTTTGACCGCTGTATACGCCGTAGAGGGTGAACAGATCTACGCTGCTATAGAGATATTATTGTGCGTTGGTTTGTTTACTGGCTGTAGCTTTTACGCTCGATTACGTGGAAGAGAGCTCGGCACCGGCATTAGAAAATTAAAAGAAGAATTACTGGAAGAAAAAGAAGCATTTGAAGCGCGCAAAAACAATCGTTAA
- the purM gene encoding phosphoribosylformylglycinamidine cyclo-ligase has protein sequence MTDNKPSLSYKDAGVDIDAGNELVERIKSVSKKTHRPEVRGGLGGFGALCSLPTKYKEPLLVSGTDGVGTKLRLAMDLEQHDGIGIDLVAMCVNDLIVQGAEPLFFLDYYATGKLDVDTAAKVVTGIGKGCELSGCALIGGETAEMPGMYHGNDYDVAGFCVGVVEAADVIDGSRVKAGNVLIALGSSGPHSNGYSLVRKILEVSGCEASEVFDGKPLSEHLLEPTRIYVKSVLHLLESVQVNAITHITGGGFWENIPRVLPQGTKAVIDESSWQWPSIFNWLQENGNVTTHEMYRTFNCGVGLMIALEADKADEAIAILKSQGENVWQIGHIEDSSDNNQVEIK, from the coding sequence GTGACCGATAATAAACCCTCCTTAAGCTATAAAGACGCAGGTGTCGACATCGATGCGGGCAATGAACTTGTCGAAAGAATCAAATCTGTAAGCAAGAAAACACATCGCCCTGAAGTCAGAGGAGGTTTAGGTGGTTTCGGCGCGCTTTGCTCACTTCCAACTAAATATAAAGAGCCGCTGCTCGTTTCAGGCACCGATGGCGTAGGTACTAAACTGCGTTTAGCCATGGATTTAGAGCAACATGATGGCATCGGCATCGACCTAGTCGCAATGTGCGTCAATGATCTAATCGTTCAAGGTGCTGAGCCGTTATTTTTCTTAGACTATTACGCTACTGGCAAGCTTGATGTTGATACCGCAGCCAAAGTGGTCACAGGTATAGGCAAGGGTTGCGAATTATCGGGTTGCGCATTAATCGGTGGCGAAACCGCTGAAATGCCAGGTATGTATCACGGTAACGATTATGACGTTGCAGGTTTCTGTGTCGGCGTTGTAGAAGCTGCCGACGTAATTGATGGAAGCCGTGTAAAAGCAGGAAATGTGTTAATTGCGCTGGGCTCTTCTGGCCCACACTCTAACGGTTACTCCTTGGTGCGTAAGATACTCGAAGTATCAGGTTGTGAGGCCAGTGAAGTATTTGATGGTAAGCCATTATCAGAGCATTTGCTCGAACCTACACGCATTTATGTAAAGTCAGTCCTTCATTTATTAGAGAGTGTACAGGTGAATGCAATTACCCATATCACTGGTGGTGGTTTTTGGGAAAACATTCCTCGTGTATTACCTCAAGGCACAAAAGCCGTTATCGACGAAAGTAGCTGGCAGTGGCCAAGTATATTCAACTGGCTGCAAGAAAATGGCAATGTAACCACACACGAAATGTACCGTACTTTTAACTGTGGCGTAGGTTTGATGATAGCGCTTGAAGCGGACAAAGCCGACGAAGCGATCGCGATCCTAAAAAGCCAAGGCGAAAATGTATGGCAAATTGGCCATATTGAAGACAGCAGTGATAACAATCAGGTTGAGATTAAATAG
- the wrbA gene encoding NAD(P)H:quinone oxidoreductase yields the protein MSKHILVLYYSRHGATKAMANRIAQGVESKGMQAKIRTVPEISNGIDFSQASVPDDGDLFVQKDDLKTCAGLALGSPTRFGNMASALKYFIDSTSSQWLSGALVDKPATVFTSTGSMHGGQESTLLSMMLPLLHHGMVIVGLPYTHPELHSTTTGGSPYGATHYAHGDKGSKLSDDERALCFAQGQRLAVIAHKLTSQ from the coding sequence ATGAGCAAGCATATTCTCGTTTTATATTACAGCCGACACGGCGCCACCAAAGCGATGGCAAACCGAATTGCCCAAGGTGTAGAATCAAAGGGGATGCAAGCGAAGATTCGTACTGTACCTGAAATCTCTAACGGAATTGATTTCAGCCAAGCCAGCGTGCCAGATGATGGTGACCTATTTGTACAAAAAGATGACTTGAAGACGTGTGCAGGATTAGCGTTAGGCAGCCCTACCCGTTTTGGTAACATGGCCTCTGCGTTAAAATATTTTATCGATAGTACCAGCAGTCAATGGTTGTCCGGTGCGCTGGTCGATAAACCGGCGACTGTATTCACCTCAACAGGAAGTATGCACGGCGGGCAAGAGAGTACGTTGCTCAGTATGATGCTACCGCTACTACATCACGGCATGGTCATTGTAGGGTTACCTTATACTCACCCTGAACTACATAGTACCACCACAGGCGGCAGTCCTTATGGTGCAACCCATTATGCCCATGGCGATAAAGGCAGCAAACTCAGTGATGATGAACGCGCACTGTGTTTTGCTCAAGGACAGCGCTTGGCGGTTATCGCACACAAGTTAACATCTCAATAG
- a CDS encoding glycine cleavage system protein R translates to MKQQLIITILGANKVTMLSTITDVVSETNCNILDSRQAVYGQDFSLTMIVEGTQSAIARVEVAIPLACQQLDLLSMMKRTKRHAKQNLEHLADVTFSGVDAVGVIKEVTQFFSTFCVTVSALRLKTLQTSPDEPDEVKCKMVVSMPHDIDIADFEKKFEVLLQHLDLHGAIKQNH, encoded by the coding sequence ATGAAACAACAATTAATCATCACCATTCTAGGTGCCAACAAAGTCACCATGCTCAGCACAATCACTGATGTGGTTAGTGAGACTAATTGCAACATTCTGGATAGTCGGCAAGCGGTTTACGGTCAGGATTTTTCACTTACCATGATTGTAGAAGGCACCCAGAGCGCTATTGCACGTGTTGAGGTAGCTATACCTCTCGCTTGTCAGCAGCTTGATTTGCTATCCATGATGAAACGAACCAAACGCCATGCTAAACAAAATCTAGAGCACCTTGCAGACGTGACCTTCTCAGGTGTTGATGCAGTAGGTGTTATTAAAGAAGTGACGCAATTTTTCTCCACGTTTTGCGTAACCGTCAGTGCTCTGCGTTTAAAGACACTGCAAACATCTCCAGATGAACCAGATGAAGTGAAATGCAAAATGGTCGTCAGTATGCCTCACGATATTGACATAGCGGATTTCGAGAAGAAGTTTGAAGTGTTACTGCAACATCTAGATTTACACGGCGCTATTAAGCAAAATCACTGA
- the bamC gene encoding outer membrane protein assembly factor BamC, which translates to MTTKFFIGTAIAVSVLSACSSLEERQIASGNFEYTKQQPGHDIQVPADVDRPNFSQAYKLPALDADAPRNFIGKKLKVVSPALVLPLVTGSHVDDGSKDAKVFFDQVDDSQPLDTTIWNSLLSYLEEQGIGIESFDKDKQRLVTDWVVAKEILDDHWYSWSSVERDTSQRFEFDLEMKPHGRTATLNAHLVDYKERQGEAVVAEKSDVDSRAKEVDILNKVIGHYEYQIRVADAKRLREIRRGMQITIGQDGEDAPAFIIDSNYDTAWPRVLLVLRKLGFDVKDYDKSNGLLFVKYNGTESGWWDSVWSNDENALPLEKQEYRFRVEDAGEHTSLTVLDNESTPFTKDKLSGLYDVFARVMADDNLDI; encoded by the coding sequence ATGACAACTAAGTTTTTCATTGGCACAGCTATCGCGGTTAGTGTTTTAAGCGCGTGTAGTTCATTAGAAGAGCGACAAATCGCCAGCGGTAATTTTGAATATACTAAGCAACAGCCAGGTCATGATATTCAAGTACCAGCCGATGTTGACCGTCCTAATTTTAGTCAGGCTTATAAGCTTCCTGCTTTGGATGCTGATGCGCCGCGCAATTTTATTGGCAAAAAGCTCAAGGTCGTTTCACCCGCGTTGGTGTTGCCTTTAGTCACTGGGTCTCATGTTGATGATGGCAGTAAAGATGCTAAGGTGTTTTTCGACCAAGTCGACGATAGTCAACCGCTAGACACCACTATTTGGAATTCTCTGCTGAGTTATCTAGAAGAGCAGGGCATTGGCATTGAATCGTTCGATAAAGACAAACAGCGCCTCGTTACCGATTGGGTCGTGGCCAAAGAGATTTTAGATGATCATTGGTATAGCTGGTCATCTGTTGAGCGTGACACCAGCCAACGCTTTGAATTTGATTTAGAAATGAAACCCCACGGACGTACGGCGACATTGAACGCGCACCTAGTGGATTATAAAGAGCGTCAGGGGGAAGCGGTTGTTGCTGAAAAATCTGATGTAGATTCCCGCGCTAAAGAAGTCGACATCTTGAATAAAGTGATTGGTCACTACGAATACCAAATTCGAGTGGCTGATGCTAAGCGCCTACGGGAAATTCGCCGTGGTATGCAAATTACAATTGGCCAAGATGGCGAAGATGCACCTGCGTTTATTATTGACAGTAACTACGACACAGCATGGCCGCGCGTGCTATTGGTGTTGCGTAAACTTGGTTTTGACGTGAAAGATTACGACAAATCTAATGGTTTATTGTTTGTTAAGTACAACGGTACCGAGAGTGGTTGGTGGGATTCAGTTTGGTCTAACGACGAAAATGCTTTACCGCTTGAAAAGCAAGAGTATCGTTTTAGAGTAGAAGACGCGGGTGAGCATACCTCGTTAACTGTGCTTGATAACGAGAGCACGCCATTTACTAAAGATAAGTTATCTGGTCTGTATGATGTGTTTGCCCGAGTAATGGCTGACGATAATTTAGACATTTAA
- a CDS encoding beta-barrel assembly-enhancing protease, which translates to MIKTSPIYKKALLSLAVSLGIMTSATGFAANQKNALPEIGVVASSAISLDKEMQIGDVLMRQLRGQAPIINDPLLDEYIQDLGNRLVAQADNVKFPFEFFLLNNADINAFAFFGGHVGVHTGLIFNARNESELASVLAHEVSHVTQRHIARSIAAQQKSSPLQLASALGGILLALANPEAGIAAISAGSAASAQSSINYTRQNEKEADSIGIRILAQAGFDPNAAGEFFGTLVEKYRLKSKPPAFLLTHPLPESRVADARTRAASYRTARVAPSLSFHLAKSRILARYYATPEYNVSYFETSLERGSYTFKTASEYGLALAYLADKQYDKARDLIDGLLKDDPRNLFYLDTYTDIALETGRVQDAIDKLTTQAVLTPRNRVITLNLANALVKNKQYDRAVRILKDYLLVEPDNMLAHQILSDAYAESQNKLEMHQTKAEVYALAASYPRAIDELHSAYNYAGAQNIEKQRIRARIEQFREFQTRLESL; encoded by the coding sequence ATGATTAAAACATCCCCAATTTACAAAAAAGCATTGCTTAGTTTGGCTGTATCGCTTGGTATTATGACGAGCGCTACCGGCTTTGCTGCTAACCAAAAGAATGCTTTGCCCGAAATAGGTGTCGTTGCTTCAAGTGCCATTAGCTTGGACAAAGAGATGCAAATTGGTGATGTGTTGATGCGTCAACTGCGAGGTCAGGCCCCTATTATTAATGACCCTCTCCTTGATGAATATATTCAAGATTTGGGTAACCGCTTGGTTGCCCAAGCCGATAATGTTAAATTTCCGTTTGAGTTTTTCCTACTTAATAATGCCGATATTAACGCGTTTGCTTTTTTCGGCGGTCACGTAGGTGTGCACACAGGTTTGATTTTTAATGCGCGAAACGAGAGTGAACTAGCCTCAGTACTCGCCCACGAGGTCAGCCACGTTACCCAGCGGCACATCGCCAGAAGTATCGCCGCACAACAAAAATCGTCACCTTTACAGTTAGCGTCGGCCTTAGGAGGTATTTTACTTGCTCTAGCCAACCCAGAAGCGGGTATTGCCGCCATTAGTGCGGGCTCCGCTGCATCGGCACAATCCTCAATCAATTACACTCGCCAAAATGAAAAAGAGGCGGATAGCATAGGTATTCGCATACTCGCGCAAGCAGGTTTCGACCCAAACGCTGCCGGCGAGTTTTTCGGTACATTAGTGGAAAAATACCGCTTAAAATCTAAACCACCTGCTTTTTTGTTAACTCACCCCTTGCCTGAATCTAGGGTTGCAGACGCCCGTACACGTGCTGCAAGTTATCGCACAGCAAGAGTGGCCCCAAGCTTGAGCTTCCATCTTGCCAAGAGCCGTATTTTAGCGCGGTATTACGCAACGCCCGAATACAACGTCAGTTATTTTGAAACCAGTTTAGAGCGTGGTAGCTATACGTTTAAAACCGCGTCAGAGTATGGCCTAGCCTTGGCTTACTTAGCAGATAAACAGTACGATAAAGCCCGTGATCTCATCGATGGTTTGCTAAAGGATGATCCACGTAATTTGTTTTATCTCGATACCTATACAGACATTGCACTTGAGACTGGGCGTGTCCAGGATGCCATCGACAAACTCACGACCCAAGCAGTGTTAACACCCCGCAATCGCGTGATCACACTGAATTTAGCCAATGCGTTGGTTAAAAATAAGCAATATGATCGTGCTGTACGCATATTAAAAGATTACTTATTGGTCGAACCTGACAACATGCTCGCCCATCAAATATTGTCTGACGCTTATGCAGAAAGTCAGAACAAGTTGGAGATGCATCAGACCAAAGCTGAAGTCTACGCATTGGCAGCGTCCTATCCTCGCGCCATAGATGAATTACACAGTGCGTATAATTACGCAGGTGCGCAAAACATTGAAAAGCAAAGAATACGCGCCCGAATCGAGCAGTTTCGTGAGTTTCAAACGCGTTTAGAGAGTCTTTAA
- the bcp gene encoding thioredoxin-dependent thiol peroxidase — translation MNRLTAGAPAPKFSLPNEHGETVNLSDFSGKKVLVYFYPKAMTPGCTVQAQNLRDSKSELDKLNVVVLGVSPDAVKRLPKFIEKEQLNFSLLSDEDHAVAEAFGVWGLKKFMGKEYDGIHRISFLINEQGVIEHVFDKFKTKDHHQVVLDYLNQ, via the coding sequence ATGAATAGACTGACAGCGGGTGCACCAGCACCTAAATTCTCCTTGCCCAATGAGCACGGCGAAACCGTGAACCTATCGGACTTTAGCGGTAAAAAGGTATTGGTGTATTTCTACCCCAAAGCCATGACGCCAGGCTGCACTGTACAAGCTCAAAATCTTCGTGATAGCAAAAGCGAACTAGATAAGCTAAATGTAGTTGTGCTTGGCGTCAGCCCAGACGCGGTCAAGCGCCTGCCTAAATTCATTGAAAAAGAGCAGCTTAATTTCAGCCTGTTGTCTGATGAAGATCATGCTGTTGCGGAGGCCTTTGGCGTTTGGGGCTTAAAGAAGTTTATGGGCAAGGAATATGACGGTATTCACCGCATCAGCTTTCTAATTAACGAACAAGGCGTGATTGAACACGTGTTTGATAAGTTTAAAACCAAAGACCACCATCAGGTCGTACTTGATTATTTAAATCAATAA
- a CDS encoding AI-2E family transporter has protein sequence MISVFERWYKRKFSDPDSVMLLIMLIAVSVLLALLGTILMPVLVAAVIAYLLDWPVSQLSRSGMRRGFACSVVIFGFLTLCILTFIGIVPVVSQQSINLIREMPQIWGHAQVWLLQLPEQYPDFVHLGDVQDMLDGVNERIVSLGEQLLSASVSSLGSLASLLIYLVLVPLMVFFMLKDKDQLLDNLSPLLPSQRRLIKQVGSEMNTQIANYIRGKVIEIIIVGTISAVTFALMDLRYALLLGVLVGFSVLIPYIGAAVVTIPVAVVALFQWGITPDFWWLMIAYGVIQALDGNVLVPVLFSEAVSLHPVYIIIAVLFFGGLWGFWGVFFAIPLATLVKAVINAWKGPLQELPPAI, from the coding sequence ATGATAAGTGTGTTCGAAAGATGGTATAAGCGCAAATTCTCTGATCCTGATTCCGTTATGTTGCTGATAATGCTAATTGCTGTGTCTGTGCTGTTGGCATTGTTAGGCACCATTTTAATGCCAGTATTAGTAGCCGCTGTCATTGCCTATTTATTGGATTGGCCTGTAAGTCAGTTGTCGCGCTCAGGTATGCGTAGAGGCTTTGCTTGTAGTGTGGTTATCTTTGGCTTTTTGACATTATGTATTTTGACCTTTATCGGCATTGTGCCTGTGGTATCACAGCAAAGCATTAATCTCATTCGCGAAATGCCGCAAATCTGGGGGCACGCACAAGTATGGTTATTGCAGTTACCTGAGCAGTACCCCGATTTTGTGCATTTGGGGGATGTGCAAGACATGCTTGATGGCGTGAATGAACGTATTGTTAGTTTGGGGGAACAACTTCTTTCAGCTTCTGTTAGTTCCCTTGGGAGTTTAGCGTCTTTGTTAATTTACCTTGTGTTGGTGCCATTAATGGTGTTTTTCATGCTCAAGGACAAAGATCAGCTGCTAGACAATTTGTCGCCGCTTTTACCGTCTCAGCGCCGTCTTATAAAGCAAGTAGGTAGCGAGATGAATACCCAAATTGCCAACTACATTCGTGGTAAAGTCATCGAAATTATTATAGTGGGCACGATATCAGCCGTAACCTTCGCCTTGATGGATTTACGCTATGCCTTGCTGCTTGGCGTGTTGGTGGGCTTTTCAGTATTGATACCTTATATCGGTGCTGCCGTGGTGACAATTCCTGTGGCGGTAGTGGCCTTATTTCAGTGGGGAATAACACCGGATTTTTGGTGGTTAATGATTGCTTATGGGGTGATTCAGGCACTCGATGGAAACGTGCTTGTGCCGGTGCTATTTTCTGAAGCGGTAAGCTTACATCCGGTGTACATCATTATCGCAGTGTTATTTTTTGGCGGTTTATGGGGCTTCTGGGGCGTGTTTTTTGCCATCCCACTGGCGACGCTGGTAAAAGCGGTGATTAATGCTTGGAAAGGGCCTTTGCAGGAGCTTCCTCCCGCTATTTAA
- the dapA gene encoding 4-hydroxy-tetrahydrodipicolinate synthase, whose product MFTGSYVALITPMYQSGEIDYPSLKKLVDFHIANGSHGLIAVGTTGESATLPFDEHIEVVKRMVEFADKKIPVIAGSGANSTAEAIFLSEQMAGTGIDGFLSVVPYYNKPQQKGMVAHFNAVADATDLPVLLYNVPGRTVADMLPDTVAELATHPKIVGLKDATGDIARLKQMQPLVDKDFVFLSGDDATGCEFLTAGGHGVISVTANVVPKQMSQMCEAALAGNYSKAKEIDQQIAELHSALFIEPNPVLPKWALYKMGLIQSAFLRLPLIESELDSQNHIEQVMRNSGVLS is encoded by the coding sequence ATGTTTACTGGTAGTTACGTTGCATTAATCACCCCCATGTACCAATCAGGCGAGATAGATTATCCGTCGTTAAAGAAGTTGGTTGATTTTCATATTGCTAATGGCAGTCATGGCTTAATTGCTGTAGGCACCACGGGCGAGTCTGCCACGTTACCCTTTGATGAGCACATTGAAGTGGTCAAGCGCATGGTCGAGTTCGCTGATAAGAAGATACCGGTAATCGCTGGAAGTGGAGCCAACTCTACCGCTGAAGCGATATTTTTAAGCGAGCAAATGGCTGGTACTGGGATTGATGGTTTCCTTAGTGTTGTGCCTTATTACAACAAGCCGCAACAAAAAGGCATGGTGGCGCACTTCAACGCGGTTGCAGATGCGACTGATTTGCCGGTTCTGTTGTACAACGTACCTGGGCGTACGGTTGCAGATATGCTGCCTGACACAGTGGCGGAACTCGCAACACACCCTAAAATTGTTGGCCTTAAAGATGCCACCGGTGATATTGCCCGTTTAAAACAAATGCAACCTTTAGTAGATAAAGACTTTGTATTCTTAAGTGGCGACGATGCTACAGGATGTGAGTTTTTAACGGCAGGGGGGCACGGCGTTATTTCAGTGACGGCGAATGTTGTACCTAAGCAAATGTCTCAGATGTGTGAAGCGGCGCTTGCCGGTAATTACTCCAAAGCCAAAGAAATCGATCAGCAAATAGCCGAGCTTCACAGCGCTCTATTTATTGAACCAAATCCAGTATTGCCTAAGTGGGCTTTATACAAAATGGGGCTCATTCAATCTGCATTTTTGCGTTTACCGTTAATTGAATCGGAACTTGATAGCCAAAATCATATCGAACAAGTCATGCGCAATTCGGGCGTATTATCTTAA
- a CDS encoding DUF2066 domain-containing protein has translation MFKGVAIVARLHLIFCLTLCFLASANAGVIEGLYNAQVEVADQSTATQNAAIRDGLQDVFVKVSGNSTLLNDPQIKQQLKQAKRYLRTYRFEQTPEHLYLAVNFDQEKVDKQLRDSGYRIWDKLRPETILWLAIKEPNGRRELVSEGGHQELFVAAQKVAKRRGVEIVQPLLDLDDMQNISIYDVWGGFVHQLAQASKRYGVENVLSARIYQLENNDAEENDEQGSAQGVDVAWRADWTLLEAGSTSVGTVSGADQEQVVSAVIEGMADNLANKYAIDFSRFDPAAMRTIVTINNLSSLRQYGEILTFFNSLSVVSSASLVSQNGQVAKFELSLLGEVDNLIDAMSLDNRISPVNRFELDKQKLEYFWKL, from the coding sequence ATGTTCAAAGGCGTCGCTATTGTAGCTCGATTGCACCTTATTTTTTGTCTGACATTATGTTTTTTAGCGAGTGCTAATGCGGGTGTCATTGAAGGATTATACAATGCGCAAGTTGAGGTTGCAGACCAATCAACGGCCACGCAGAATGCGGCCATACGCGATGGTCTACAAGATGTATTTGTGAAGGTCAGTGGTAATTCGACTTTGTTGAATGACCCTCAAATCAAGCAACAGCTTAAGCAAGCGAAACGTTACTTACGCACTTATCGGTTTGAGCAAACTCCTGAGCATTTGTATCTTGCGGTAAACTTTGATCAGGAAAAAGTAGATAAGCAATTACGTGATTCAGGTTATCGAATTTGGGATAAGCTCCGCCCAGAAACCATATTATGGTTGGCGATTAAGGAGCCTAACGGTCGTCGTGAGTTGGTCTCTGAAGGCGGTCATCAAGAATTGTTTGTTGCTGCGCAAAAGGTGGCAAAACGCAGAGGGGTCGAGATTGTTCAACCATTATTAGATTTAGATGATATGCAAAATATCAGTATCTATGATGTATGGGGCGGCTTTGTGCATCAACTCGCTCAGGCAAGCAAGCGTTACGGCGTGGAAAATGTCCTTTCAGCCAGGATCTACCAATTAGAAAACAACGATGCTGAAGAAAATGATGAGCAAGGCAGTGCTCAAGGTGTTGATGTTGCTTGGCGAGCCGATTGGACGTTACTGGAAGCGGGAAGCACAAGCGTTGGAACTGTTTCAGGAGCAGATCAAGAGCAAGTGGTCAGTGCGGTTATCGAAGGTATGGCTGACAACCTAGCGAACAAATACGCAATTGATTTTAGCCGTTTCGATCCAGCTGCTATGCGGACCATAGTCACCATAAATAACTTAAGTAGCCTTAGACAATACGGAGAAATATTAACGTTTTTTAATAGTCTAAGTGTCGTAAGTTCAGCCAGTTTAGTGAGTCAAAACGGCCAAGTGGCGAAGTTCGAACTAAGCTTGTTAGGCGAGGTAGACAACCTCATAGATGCAATGAGCTTAGATAACCGAATTTCTCCTGTGAATCGCTTCGAGCTGGATAAGCAAAAGTTGGAGTATTTCTGGAAACTATAA